From Daphnia magna isolate NIES linkage group LG2, ASM2063170v1.1, whole genome shotgun sequence:
agaaagaacaaaaacaagtcCACAGCCAAGTAAGTTTCTATCACAGTAACTTTCTATACCCTTTGAAGAAGGGGTCGGTTTGTTGTTTTGTGACTCGTCATTTACTTTCTGATGTCTTtgtagaagagaaaaaagacaaatcaTAGTTAgtttcaaaaaacgacatacATCAATTTGATTTCCGTCAAACAGAACACagaacagaaaagaaatttaaatgaCGGACATCTCGGTAACGAAGGAACAGCAAAAACTCTTGTACCGACTGCAGCACATCATTCCGCGCAGTTTAGGCACATCAAgtttttacaacaacaaacatGAGATTGTGGTGCCCCAGACATCTGATGCTCCTgaggatgttgaatttcaaatgaCTTGGGGAAAAGTGGCAGGTACAAATGGGTTCTTATGATCCATAGCTGTTATTACTTCAATGAAATGTTTATAATAATCTATTAAGAATCCGACATTTTCTAGCCAGAATCTGGGGCCCACCCGATGGACGTCCGGTATTTGCAATCCATGGTTGGTTGGACAACGCTGGTACCTTTGATGCCTTGATACCTTTACTGCCCAAAGACCTGCGCATAATCGCTGTCGAAATGCCCGGGCATGGACTTAGCGATCACTTTCCGCCGGATATTGCCTACAATTATCTTGTATGAAGCTATAATTAATTTAAGAACAAATATTATATACTGTTTTAATCGCGATAAAATTCTTTAGGACTGCTTCCTCGCTATTGAACGATTCGCCAGCTACTTAAAATGGACCAAATTTTCGTTCCTTTGTCACAGTTTAGGAGCTACTATGTCCATGATTTACGCCAGCGTGTTTCCCGAAAAGGTGGACAAGCTGATTTCAATAGACATCGTACGATTGGAAACCACCCGTCCAGAAACCATAGATGTGAGATTTCGAAAAACAGTGGGGAAGTTGCTCAAGTATGAGGCTGAAATAATAGCTGGACCGGAGAAGCCTTTCAGTTATGAAGAAGCCATAGAAAAATGCATTGGTGGAACGTTTGGCTCACTTGACCGGAAAGCCTGCAATATTCTATTCAAGCGGGGTCTGAAAAAAGTTGATGGAGGTTACGTTTTTCGTCGTGATCGGCGACTGCTAGCTGCCCCGTTATCGTTTGCTCCGAAAGAGGATCAGCTCGTCCTTGCccgtaaagtcactg
This genomic window contains:
- the LOC116934011 gene encoding probable serine hydrolase translates to MTDISVTKEQQKLLYRLQHIIPRSLGTSSFYNNKHEIVVPQTSDAPEDVEFQMTWGKVAARIWGPPDGRPVFAIHGWLDNAGTFDALIPLLPKDLRIIAVEMPGHGLSDHFPPDIAYNYLDCFLAIERFASYLKWTKFSFLCHSLGATMSMIYASVFPEKVDKLISIDIVRLETTRPETIDVRFRKTVGKLLKYEAEIIAGPEKPFSYEEAIEKCIGGTFGSLDRKACNILFKRGLKKVDGGYVFRRDRRLLAAPLSFAPKEDQLVLARKVTADVLIIKFTDGPDFETAENSLEHVEALKTNCKRVQYVTVEGKHHTHLTNPERVAPIITDFLNS